The Streptomyces laurentii genome contains a region encoding:
- a CDS encoding hypothetical protein (identified by MetaGeneAnnotator; putative;~sequence version:1), producing the protein MRTHRRNSKNTVLAVAAVAALSLGLTACGGTDDKGRDEGAAAVSSSSASAPADAPAAPAGQASGTTGTTGATTAGTTTTSGGAATGGKGAAQAAAKPAGATAGKTPSCTFKDVKVTMRKADEVPTEHIELTATNTSGRTCRLDGYPLLAFGQIQTAKDIPPVAKSKPGAPVVLRSGTAAYANVRVANGGAHEDNKVVTSFSVNFFTGSEPTEGSVDVKAPAGGLAVDEAVAKTGYWTYELRNGADEF; encoded by the coding sequence ATGCGTACCCACCGTAGGAACTCCAAGAACACCGTCCTCGCCGTTGCCGCCGTCGCCGCGCTGTCGCTGGGACTCACCGCCTGTGGCGGCACGGACGACAAGGGCCGGGACGAGGGTGCCGCGGCCGTCTCCTCTTCCTCCGCCTCCGCGCCCGCCGACGCCCCGGCCGCCCCCGCCGGGCAGGCGTCCGGCACCACGGGCACGACCGGTGCCACCACCGCCGGCACCACCACGACCTCCGGCGGCGCGGCCACCGGCGGCAAGGGCGCGGCTCAGGCCGCCGCCAAGCCCGCGGGCGCGACCGCCGGCAAGACCCCGAGCTGCACCTTCAAGGACGTGAAGGTCACGATGCGGAAGGCCGACGAGGTCCCGACCGAGCACATCGAGCTCACCGCGACCAACACCTCCGGCCGCACCTGCCGCCTCGACGGCTACCCGCTGCTCGCCTTCGGCCAGATCCAGACCGCGAAGGACATCCCGCCGGTCGCGAAGAGCAAGCCGGGCGCGCCGGTCGTCCTGCGGTCCGGCACGGCGGCGTACGCCAACGTGCGGGTCGCCAACGGCGGTGCCCACGAGGACAACAAGGTCGTCACCTCCTTCAGCGTCAACTTCTTCACCGGCAGCGAGCCCACCGAGGGAAGCGTCGACGTCAAGGCCCCGGCCGGCGGTCTCGCCGTGGACGAGGCCGTCGCGAAGACCGGCTACTGGACGTACGAGCTCCGCAACGGCGCCGACGAGTTCTGA
- a CDS encoding hypothetical protein (identified by MetaGeneAnnotator; putative;~sequence version:1) — protein MKDGIGCLALLGGFLTGLLAWGSGAGPALAGGFEGEGRDLGVLWVQLPVLLFGTPALALVVWALLRGRRPALLALGLAVTLIAAGRLGSEWMATAGPAVVYEQGA, from the coding sequence ATGAAGGACGGAATCGGTTGTCTCGCCCTCCTGGGCGGCTTCCTGACCGGACTCCTGGCCTGGGGGAGCGGCGCTGGTCCCGCCCTGGCCGGGGGGTTCGAGGGGGAAGGGCGGGACCTCGGCGTGCTCTGGGTGCAGTTGCCGGTGCTGCTGTTCGGTACGCCCGCGCTCGCGCTCGTCGTCTGGGCGCTGCTGCGCGGCCGCCGGCCCGCGCTGCTGGCCCTGGGCCTGGCCGTGACCCTGATCGCGGCCGGCCGGCTGGGCTCGGAGTGGATGGCGACGGCGGGGCCGGCCGTGGTGTACGAACAAGGGGCTTGA
- a CDS encoding cupin (Cupin domain; pfam07883;~PFAM: Cupin 2 conserved barrel domain protein; KEGG: sco:SCO7127 hypothetical protein;~cupin [Streptomyces flavogriseus ATCC33331];~identified by MetaGeneAnnotator; putative), protein MSYPEVRYQGESGEINASFRPAGTPPEFVSPRGQRTHYLATTASTDGEFGLYKVDMPPKAGGPATHFHRTISESFFILDGTVRLYDGDRWVDAKKGDFLYVPVGGLHGFRNDADEPASMLLLFAPGAPREEYFEKVSTVGEMTDEERAAFFAEHDTYWTD, encoded by the coding sequence ATGTCGTACCCCGAAGTCCGCTATCAGGGTGAGAGCGGCGAGATCAACGCCTCCTTCCGCCCGGCCGGCACCCCGCCCGAGTTCGTCTCGCCGCGCGGCCAGCGGACGCACTATCTCGCCACCACCGCCTCCACCGACGGGGAGTTCGGGCTCTACAAGGTCGACATGCCGCCGAAGGCGGGCGGGCCGGCCACCCACTTCCACCGCACGATCTCCGAGAGCTTCTTCATCCTCGACGGCACCGTCCGGCTCTACGACGGCGACCGCTGGGTCGACGCGAAGAAGGGCGACTTCCTGTACGTGCCGGTCGGCGGCCTGCACGGCTTCCGCAACGACGCCGACGAACCCGCCTCCATGCTCCTGCTGTTCGCGCCGGGCGCGCCGCGCGAGGAGTACTTCGAGAAGGTGTCGACGGTCGGTGAGATGACGGACGAGGAGCGGGCCGCGTTCTTCGCCGAGCACGACACCTACTGGACCGACTGA
- a CDS encoding threonine synthase (Threonine synthase [Aminoacid transport and metabolism]; COG0498;~Threonine synthase isa pyridoxal phosphate (PLP) dependent enzyme that catalyses the last reaction in the synthesis of threonine from aspartate. It proceeds by converting O-phospho-L-homoserine (OPH) into threonine and inorganic phosphate. In plants; cd01563;~catalytic residue [active];~homodimer interface [polypeptide binding];~identified by MetaGeneAnnotator; putative;~pyridoxal 5'-phosphate binding site [chemical binding];~threonine synthase [Streptomyces pristinaespiralis ATCC25486]), with protein sequence MTTYVCSRCQVHSPASALTWCCPRCRGPWDLDFTSAPVDLTSLASRVNSLWRYAEALPLATEIPHISLGEGRTPLVPLTDTVAAKLDFLSPTLSFKDRGAVMLAELARRLQPDAVVADSSGNAGTAVAAYCARAGLDCSVYVPEGTSPKKLEQIRAHGAHVVVVPGDREATAHAARQAADTTGVFYASHVYNPHFLHGTKTYVYELWEELGGRLPDTLVVPVGNGTLLLGSALAVEELYGHGLVERRPALVAVQAEAVAPLAAAFHAGADDLPEPAAARPTLAEGIAIPNPPRAAQILRAVRATGGTFHTVTEAQIRSAQLDLARRGLYVEPTGVACWAAVRATAPRPGTTVVPLCGAGAKTGLAAAPEEGNRPQSVQ encoded by the coding sequence ATGACGACCTACGTGTGCTCCCGCTGCCAGGTCCACTCCCCCGCGTCCGCTCTCACCTGGTGCTGCCCGCGCTGCCGGGGCCCCTGGGACCTCGACTTCACCAGTGCTCCCGTGGACCTCACGTCCCTTGCGTCCCGCGTGAATTCACTGTGGCGTTACGCCGAGGCACTCCCGCTCGCCACCGAGATCCCGCACATCAGCCTCGGCGAGGGCCGCACACCCCTGGTCCCGCTGACCGACACGGTCGCGGCCAAACTCGACTTCCTCTCCCCGACGTTGTCCTTCAAGGACCGCGGCGCCGTCATGCTGGCCGAACTGGCCCGGCGGCTCCAGCCCGACGCGGTCGTCGCCGACAGCAGCGGCAACGCCGGTACGGCGGTGGCCGCTTACTGCGCCCGCGCCGGCCTCGACTGCTCCGTGTACGTCCCCGAGGGCACGTCGCCGAAGAAGCTGGAGCAGATCCGCGCACACGGCGCCCATGTCGTGGTCGTCCCCGGCGACCGCGAGGCGACGGCGCACGCGGCACGCCAAGCCGCCGACACAACCGGGGTGTTCTACGCCTCGCACGTCTACAACCCGCACTTCCTGCACGGCACGAAGACCTACGTGTACGAGCTGTGGGAGGAACTCGGCGGCCGGCTCCCGGACACGCTGGTCGTCCCCGTCGGCAACGGCACCCTGCTGCTCGGATCGGCCCTCGCCGTCGAGGAGTTGTACGGCCACGGGCTCGTCGAACGCCGCCCCGCGCTCGTCGCGGTGCAGGCCGAGGCGGTCGCGCCGCTGGCCGCCGCCTTCCACGCGGGCGCCGACGACCTGCCCGAACCGGCCGCGGCCCGGCCCACCCTGGCCGAGGGCATCGCCATCCCGAACCCGCCGCGTGCCGCGCAGATCCTCCGCGCGGTCCGCGCCACCGGCGGCACCTTCCACACGGTGACGGAGGCTCAGATCAGGTCGGCTCAGCTCGACTTGGCCCGGCGCGGGCTGTACGTGGAGCCGACCGGCGTCGCCTGCTGGGCCGCCGTACGCGCCACCGCGCCGCGCCCCGGCACCACGGTCGTACCGCTGTGCGGGGCCGGCGCGAAGACGGGCCTCGCGGCCGCGCCGGAAGAGGGGAACCGGCCTCAGTCGGTCCAGTAG
- a CDS encoding site-specific recombinase DNA invertase pin (identified by MetaGeneAnnotator; putative;~sequence version:1) gives MAPAAASLRRESRITDMRGVLLIGGALLWGYGTGGGAGVVPGSCRIDGRQQIFMNMTSLRREIRAAHHVRGADERLTDS, from the coding sequence ATGGCGCCGGCCGCGGCGAGCCTGCGGCGCGAGTCACGCATCACGGACATGCGAGGGGTCCTCCTCATAGGTGGTGCGCTGCTGTGGGGGTACGGCACCGGGGGCGGGGCTGGGGTGGTGCCGGGGTCGTGCCGGATTGACGGACGACAACAAATCTTCATGAACATGACAAGTCTGCGCAGAGAGATCCGCGCCGCTCATCACGTCCGGGGTGCTGACGAAAGATTGACCGATTCATAG
- a CDS encoding peptidase, S8A subtilisin subfamily (Peptidase S8 family domain in ProteinaseK-like proteins; cd04077;~Peptidase inhibitor I9; pfam05922;~Proprotein convertase P-domain; pfam01483;~calcium binding site 1 [ion binding];~calcium binding site 2 [ion binding];~catalytic triad [active];~identified by MetaGeneAnnotator; putative;~peptidase, S8A (subtilisin) subfamily [Streptomyces griseoflavus Tu4000]) yields MSVMRDSRRRLAAAGAIAVAALALGSLSAVPATAAGSPAEGVVLNAGAEGTVADSYIVTLRDSAARADSPQGRAVATKFGAKIKRTYRAALNGYSVELSEAQAKKLAADPAVASVSQNRRFTIDGTQPSPPSWGLDRIDQKALPLNQSYAYPDTAGQGVTAYIIDTGVRITHSDLGGRASYGYDAIDNDNTAQDGHGHGTHVAGTVAGNSYGVAKKAKIVGVRVLDNSGSGTTEQVVAGIDWVTANAVKPAVANMSLGGGVDTVLDDAVRRSIASGVTYAVAAGNETDNAANHSPARVAEAITVGATTSTDAKASYSNYGAGLDLFAPGSSITSSWNTSDTATNTISGTSMATPHVAGAAALYLAANPTASPAQVSTALTTAATPNVVTSPGTGSPNRLLYTGTGDTTPPAGKRFENNTAYTINDNATVESPISVTGVTGNAPATLQVPVNITHTYIGDLQVQLIAPDGSAYTLKAFGTGGSTDDINTTYTVNASSEVANGTWKLRVTDNYTYDNGRINSWALQF; encoded by the coding sequence ATGTCCGTGATGCGTGACTCGCGCCGCAGGCTCGCCGCGGCCGGCGCCATAGCCGTCGCCGCCCTCGCCCTCGGCTCCCTCTCCGCCGTCCCGGCCACCGCCGCCGGCAGTCCCGCCGAAGGCGTCGTCCTGAACGCCGGCGCGGAAGGGACCGTCGCCGACAGCTACATCGTCACCCTCCGCGACTCCGCCGCCCGCGCGGACTCGCCGCAGGGCCGGGCCGTCGCGACGAAGTTCGGCGCCAAGATCAAGCGGACCTACCGCGCCGCGCTCAACGGCTACTCCGTCGAACTCTCCGAAGCGCAGGCCAAGAAGCTCGCCGCCGACCCGGCCGTGGCCTCCGTCAGCCAGAACCGCCGCTTCACCATCGACGGCACGCAGCCCTCGCCGCCGTCCTGGGGCCTCGACCGGATCGACCAGAAGGCGCTGCCGCTCAACCAGAGTTACGCGTACCCGGACACCGCCGGGCAGGGCGTCACCGCGTACATCATCGACACCGGCGTCCGCATCACGCACAGCGACCTCGGCGGCCGCGCCTCCTACGGCTACGACGCGATCGACAACGACAACACCGCCCAGGACGGCCACGGCCACGGCACGCACGTCGCCGGCACCGTCGCGGGCAACTCGTACGGCGTCGCCAAGAAGGCGAAGATCGTCGGCGTCCGCGTCCTCGACAACTCCGGCTCCGGTACCACCGAGCAGGTCGTCGCCGGCATCGACTGGGTGACCGCGAACGCCGTGAAGCCGGCCGTCGCCAACATGAGCCTCGGTGGCGGGGTCGACACCGTCCTCGACGACGCCGTCCGCCGCTCGATCGCCTCCGGTGTCACGTACGCGGTCGCCGCCGGCAACGAGACCGACAACGCCGCCAACCACTCGCCGGCGCGCGTCGCCGAGGCCATCACCGTCGGCGCGACGACGTCCACCGACGCCAAGGCCAGCTACTCCAACTACGGTGCCGGCCTGGACCTGTTCGCGCCCGGCTCGTCCATCACCTCGTCCTGGAACACCAGCGACACGGCCACCAACACCATCTCCGGTACGTCGATGGCCACCCCGCACGTCGCGGGCGCCGCCGCGCTGTACCTGGCGGCCAACCCGACCGCCAGTCCGGCCCAGGTCTCGACGGCCCTCACCACGGCCGCCACTCCGAACGTGGTGACCAGCCCCGGCACCGGCTCCCCGAACCGGCTGCTCTACACGGGCACCGGCGACACCACGCCGCCCGCCGGCAAGCGCTTCGAGAACAACACGGCCTACACGATCAACGACAACGCGACCGTGGAGTCCCCGATCTCCGTCACCGGGGTCACCGGCAACGCCCCGGCCACCCTCCAGGTCCCGGTGAACATCACCCACACCTACATCGGTGACCTCCAGGTCCAGCTGATCGCCCCCGACGGCTCGGCCTACACGCTGAAGGCGTTCGGCACCGGCGGCAGCACCGACGACATCAACACCACGTACACCGTCAACGCCTCCTCCGAGGTCGCGAACGGCACGTGGAAGCTGCGGGTCACGGACAACTACACGTACGACAACGGCCGGATCAACTCCTGGGCGCTGCAGTTCTGA
- a CDS encoding hypothetical protein (identified by MetaGeneAnnotator; putative;~sequence version:1) — protein MRGTTVRAVNRLTARWAGALPPGGDTVLSAAGVWPLLAFLADGADGPARAELADALGLPAEDSADAGRDLLAGLGRIPRTGTAVGLWTRPTVTLRQEWAAGLPDATLGRLGADDAANQELLDAWAAERTGGLIPAMPVAVDPATELVLAAALAVRTSWLRPFREGGLFPESGPWAGRELVGLYRTTGLLDRVGVAETGAGPLTVLKVLGDTGVDVHLLLGPEETERGAVLRAGLDVLAGVHRAVPGGALPPGEPGPGVTVRTVRSTTREPYLSVTTSPFALTGDHDLTELPGVFGLSSALDATRGHFPGVADHPPLSVGQARQAAMARFGAQGFEAATVTAFGLVGAGMPMRPYLVRAVDVDFDRPFGFLAVHRTSRLVLTAGWVHEPVPYTFDEDEEE, from the coding sequence TTGCGGGGTACGACGGTGCGAGCGGTCAACCGGCTGACGGCGCGTTGGGCCGGTGCCCTGCCGCCCGGCGGTGACACGGTCCTGTCGGCGGCCGGCGTCTGGCCGCTGCTGGCCTTCCTCGCGGACGGCGCGGACGGTCCCGCCCGCGCCGAACTGGCCGACGCCCTCGGCCTGCCCGCCGAGGACTCGGCGGACGCGGGCCGTGATCTGCTCGCCGGACTCGGCCGGATCCCCCGCACCGGCACGGCCGTCGGTCTGTGGACCCGGCCGACGGTGACCCTGCGCCAGGAGTGGGCCGCCGGCCTGCCCGACGCGACCCTCGGGCGGCTCGGCGCGGACGACGCCGCGAACCAGGAACTCCTGGACGCGTGGGCGGCCGAGCGCACGGGCGGTCTGATCCCGGCGATGCCCGTCGCCGTCGACCCGGCCACGGAGCTGGTGCTCGCCGCCGCGCTGGCGGTGCGGACGAGCTGGCTGCGGCCCTTCCGGGAGGGCGGCCTGTTCCCCGAGTCCGGCCCGTGGGCCGGGCGCGAACTCGTGGGGCTCTATCGCACCACCGGCCTGCTCGACCGGGTCGGCGTGGCCGAGACCGGTGCCGGCCCGCTGACCGTCCTGAAGGTGCTGGGCGACACGGGCGTGGACGTGCATCTGCTGCTCGGCCCCGAGGAGACGGAACGCGGCGCGGTGCTGCGCGCCGGGCTCGACGTCCTGGCCGGGGTGCACCGGGCCGTTCCGGGCGGGGCGCTGCCGCCGGGCGAGCCCGGCCCGGGCGTCACGGTCCGCACCGTCCGCAGCACGACGCGCGAGCCGTACCTCTCGGTCACGACCTCGCCGTTCGCGCTCACCGGCGACCACGATCTGACCGAGCTGCCCGGGGTGTTCGGCCTGTCGAGCGCGCTGGACGCCACCCGCGGCCACTTCCCGGGCGTCGCCGACCACCCGCCGCTTTCCGTGGGGCAGGCCCGCCAGGCGGCGATGGCCCGGTTCGGCGCGCAGGGCTTCGAAGCCGCCACGGTGACGGCGTTCGGCCTCGTCGGCGCGGGAATGCCGATGCGGCCGTACCTGGTCCGGGCGGTCGACGTGGACTTCGACCGGCCCTTCGGCTTCCTCGCCGTACACCGCACGTCGCGGCTGGTCCTGACGGCGGGCTGGGTGCACGAGCCGGTGCCGTACACCTTCGACGAAGACGAAGAAGAGTGA
- a CDS encoding hypothetical protein (identified by MetaGeneAnnotator; putative;~sequence version:1) → MDPSQPPQDSPAPQPPQQPGQASPEPASGASPWATPGAGQGSAPEAGSGVGADPGAGAGSGAGPGAGAVPGAGQGPVPGPYGSPPPGPYGAPGPYTSPMPGPYGPYGPGVGPYGTPPPAAPQTSGLAIASLVSGAVCCLPPLGLVLGLIALPRMKKKRQRGKGLAITGIALSAVSSLLMVLAFATGAFADFWRGFQDGMEDASSSAYTLNLEKGDCFLADLDSQEPVDKVDTVPCTRPHEGEVTGRFKVKEFTTWPGVNVIDQIAEERCGQLNDAYAMDTWDLPESVGIYYFAPVKESWRDGDRTVICALVSDGELLERSVRQDASTLDSQQLHYLKTMNAVDQALMTEPEEDADEDLDVNKKWARAVHSAVTTASADLRGQDWSDPADSRIALLTKDLDTAARSWHRMATADDADVFWEAYDEAFEALSMEKEVASRSALHLQTVPPGADSESDSDSGSDSGSGSGSGDAGSAEKV, encoded by the coding sequence GTGGACCCCTCCCAGCCGCCGCAGGATTCCCCGGCCCCGCAGCCGCCCCAGCAGCCGGGGCAGGCCTCCCCGGAACCCGCGTCCGGCGCCTCGCCCTGGGCCACGCCCGGGGCTGGTCAGGGTTCCGCCCCGGAGGCCGGGTCCGGGGTCGGGGCGGACCCCGGGGCCGGGGCCGGGTCCGGGGCCGGGCCGGGAGCTGGAGCCGTGCCGGGGGCCGGTCAGGGTCCGGTGCCCGGCCCGTACGGGAGCCCGCCGCCCGGCCCGTACGGGGCGCCGGGCCCGTACACCTCGCCGATGCCCGGCCCGTACGGCCCCTACGGGCCCGGCGTGGGCCCGTACGGGACGCCGCCTCCGGCCGCACCCCAGACCAGCGGGCTCGCGATCGCCTCGCTCGTCAGCGGCGCCGTGTGCTGTCTGCCGCCGCTCGGACTGGTCCTCGGCCTGATAGCGCTGCCCCGGATGAAGAAGAAGCGGCAGCGCGGCAAGGGCCTCGCCATCACCGGCATCGCCCTGTCCGCGGTCTCCAGCCTGCTGATGGTGCTGGCCTTCGCGACGGGCGCGTTCGCCGACTTCTGGCGGGGCTTCCAGGACGGCATGGAGGACGCCTCCTCCTCGGCGTACACCCTGAACCTGGAGAAGGGCGACTGCTTCCTCGCGGACCTCGACTCGCAGGAGCCCGTCGACAAGGTCGACACGGTGCCCTGCACCCGGCCGCACGAGGGCGAGGTCACGGGGCGCTTCAAGGTGAAGGAATTCACCACGTGGCCGGGCGTGAACGTGATCGACCAGATCGCCGAGGAGCGCTGCGGGCAGCTCAACGACGCGTACGCGATGGACACCTGGGACCTGCCCGAATCCGTGGGCATCTACTACTTCGCCCCCGTCAAGGAGAGCTGGCGGGACGGGGACCGCACGGTGATCTGCGCGCTCGTCTCCGACGGGGAGCTCCTCGAACGTTCCGTACGCCAGGACGCGAGCACGCTCGACTCCCAGCAGCTGCACTACCTCAAGACCATGAACGCGGTCGACCAGGCGCTCATGACGGAGCCGGAAGAGGACGCGGACGAGGACCTGGACGTCAACAAGAAGTGGGCCCGCGCGGTGCACAGCGCGGTCACGACGGCGTCCGCCGATCTGCGCGGGCAGGACTGGTCCGACCCCGCCGACTCGCGGATCGCACTGCTGACGAAGGACCTGGACACGGCCGCGCGCAGCTGGCACCGGATGGCCACGGCGGACGACGCGGACGTCTTCTGGGAGGCATATGACGAGGCGTTCGAAGCGCTGTCGATGGAGAAGGAAGTGGCCTCGCGCTCCGCGCTCCACCTCCAGACGGTGCCGCCGGGGGCCGACAGCGAGAGCGACAGTGACAGCGGTAGCGATAGTGGCAGTGGCAGTGGCAGTGGCGACGCCGGCAGCGCGGAGAAGGTCTGA
- a CDS encoding gntR-family transcriptional regulator (DNA-binding site [nucleotide binding];~GntR-family transcriptional regulator [Streptomyces albus J1074];~Transcriptional regulators [Transcription]; COG2188;~UTRA domain; cl01230;~Winged helix-turn-helix (WHTH) DNA-binding domain of the GntR family of transcriptional regulators; cd07377;~identified by MetaGeneAnnotator; putative) gives MTFGDQPAYLRVASDLREKIANGALPPHARLPSQARIREEYGVSDTVALEARKVLMAEGLVEGRSGSGTYVRERPVPRPIARSGYRPAGGASPFRQEQAVEGVRGTWESASEQEPATAVTAERLGVEVGERVMRTRYVYRDGGEPMMLSTSWEPLAVTGRTPVMLPEEGPLGGCGVVERMAAIDVVVDNVVEEVSARPGVAGELMALGGVPGHVVLVIERTYYASGRAVETADVVVPADRYKLAYHLPVR, from the coding sequence GTGACGTTCGGTGACCAGCCCGCTTATCTACGCGTGGCGAGCGATCTCCGGGAGAAGATCGCCAACGGCGCGCTTCCCCCGCACGCCCGACTCCCCTCGCAGGCCCGCATCCGCGAGGAGTACGGGGTGTCGGACACCGTCGCACTGGAGGCGCGCAAGGTCCTCATGGCCGAGGGGCTCGTCGAGGGGCGCTCCGGTTCGGGGACGTACGTGCGCGAGCGGCCCGTGCCGCGCCCGATCGCCCGCTCCGGATACCGCCCCGCCGGCGGGGCCAGCCCCTTCCGCCAGGAGCAGGCGGTCGAGGGGGTGCGCGGCACCTGGGAGTCGGCCAGCGAGCAGGAGCCGGCGACGGCGGTGACCGCCGAGCGGCTCGGCGTCGAGGTGGGGGAGCGCGTGATGCGCACCCGGTACGTGTACCGGGACGGAGGCGAGCCGATGATGCTCTCCACCTCCTGGGAGCCGCTCGCCGTCACCGGCCGGACGCCGGTGATGCTGCCCGAGGAAGGGCCGTTGGGCGGCTGCGGCGTCGTCGAGCGGATGGCCGCGATCGACGTCGTCGTGGACAACGTGGTGGAGGAGGTCTCCGCCAGACCCGGGGTCGCGGGGGAGCTGATGGCCCTCGGCGGGGTGCCGGGCCATGTGGTGCTGGTGATCGAGCGGACGTACTACGCCTCGGGGCGCGCGGTCGAGACCGCCGACGTCGTCGTCCCGGCCGACCGCTACAAGCTGGCGTACCATCTGCCGGTCCGCTGA
- a CDS encoding hypothetical protein (identified by MetaGeneAnnotator; putative;~sequence version:1) has protein sequence MTDSGSDLAWLVIRQDDNGNRYRVGRYATQDEAQRIADSFDDRGHKQTYWVERIGQPAL, from the coding sequence ATGACTGACAGCGGCTCCGACCTGGCCTGGCTGGTCATCCGGCAGGACGACAACGGCAACCGCTACCGCGTCGGCCGGTACGCGACTCAGGACGAGGCGCAGCGGATCGCCGACAGCTTCGACGACCGCGGCCACAAGCAGACCTACTGGGTCGAGCGCATCGGGCAGCCCGCGCTCTGA
- a CDS encoding mutT protein (8-oxo-dGMP binding site [chemical binding];~The MutT pyrophosphohydrolase isa prototypical Nudix hydrolase that catalyzes the hydrolysis of nucleoside and deoxynucleoside triphosphates (NTPs and dNTPs) by substitution at a beta-phosphorus to yield a nucleotide monophosphate (NMP) and inorganic...; cd03425;~identified by MetaGeneAnnotator; putative;~metal binding site [ion binding];~mutT protein [Streptomyces venezuelae ATCC10712];~nudix motif): protein MTEQRTDPVVVVAGALVDEGRLLAARRSTPAELAGRWELPGGKREPGESSEEALVRELREELGVETEIGERVPGEWVLKPGYVLWVWAVRLRSGRPAPQQEHDELRWLTRDELDSVDWLDQDRPAVAEAAARLLPANSPAS from the coding sequence ATGACAGAACAGCGCACCGACCCCGTCGTGGTGGTCGCCGGGGCCCTCGTCGACGAGGGCCGGCTGCTCGCCGCGCGCCGCAGCACCCCCGCCGAACTCGCGGGCCGCTGGGAACTGCCCGGCGGCAAGCGCGAACCGGGGGAGAGCTCCGAGGAAGCCCTGGTCCGGGAGCTGCGCGAAGAGCTGGGCGTCGAGACCGAGATCGGCGAGCGCGTCCCCGGTGAGTGGGTGCTCAAGCCCGGCTACGTCCTGTGGGTGTGGGCCGTCCGTCTCCGCTCCGGCCGGCCGGCGCCGCAGCAGGAGCACGACGAGCTGCGCTGGCTGACCCGCGACGAACTGGACTCCGTCGACTGGCTCGACCAGGACCGTCCCGCCGTCGCCGAGGCCGCCGCCCGGCTGCTGCCCGCGAACTCCCCGGCGTCCTGA